From a single Marinobacter sp. THAF197a genomic region:
- a CDS encoding acyl-CoA dehydrogenase C-terminal domain-containing protein, producing the protein MADYQAPLRDMRFVLNEVFDAPALWASLPKIAENVDPDTADAILEEAGKITSGVLAPLNREADEQGCKWNEGEVSTPEGFKEAYQTIVEGGWNGLGGNPDFGGMGMPKTLVAQFEEMMQGANMAFGLAPMLTAGACLALDAHGSQELKEKYLPNMYSGVWSGAMDLTEPHAGTDLGIIRTKAEPNDDGSFNVTGTKIFITWGEHDMAENIIHLVLAKLPDAPKGPKGISLFLVPKFMVNDDGSLGERNQFSCGSIEKKMGIKASATCVMNFDGAKGWLVGDENKGLAAMFTMMNYERLGVGIQGIGAAEASLQSAREYANERIQSRAPTGAQQPEKAADPILVHPDVRRMLLTMKSYVEGGRAFSTYVAQWLDISKYSDNDEQRKHAEGMVALLTPVAKAFLTDRGLDTTIIGQQVFGGHGFIREWGQEQLVRDCRITQIYEGTNGIQAMDLMGRKVVGSQGKLYELFVQDVANFIEENSSDAALKPYLEPLAASLERLSDVTEHVIKQAGDNPNAIGAAAVDYLDMFGYTALAYMWAKTVKAAAPKAEGDTSGFYTGKLKTARFYFDRLLPKTVSLAEGIRSGSDAMMALAANEI; encoded by the coding sequence GAGGCGGACGAGCAGGGCTGTAAGTGGAACGAAGGCGAAGTTTCCACTCCGGAAGGTTTCAAAGAAGCCTACCAGACCATCGTGGAAGGTGGCTGGAACGGCCTCGGCGGCAACCCCGATTTTGGCGGTATGGGCATGCCGAAAACGCTGGTGGCCCAGTTTGAAGAAATGATGCAGGGCGCCAACATGGCCTTCGGCCTTGCTCCGATGCTGACCGCCGGTGCCTGCCTGGCCCTGGACGCTCACGGCAGCCAGGAGCTGAAAGAGAAATACCTGCCGAACATGTACTCCGGCGTTTGGTCTGGCGCCATGGACCTGACCGAGCCCCACGCTGGCACCGACCTGGGCATTATCCGTACCAAGGCCGAGCCGAACGACGATGGCTCCTTCAACGTAACTGGCACCAAGATCTTCATTACCTGGGGCGAGCACGACATGGCTGAGAACATCATCCATCTGGTGCTGGCGAAGCTTCCGGACGCTCCCAAAGGACCGAAGGGTATTTCCCTGTTCCTGGTGCCCAAGTTCATGGTGAACGACGATGGTTCCCTGGGCGAGCGCAACCAGTTCAGCTGTGGTTCCATCGAGAAAAAGATGGGTATCAAGGCCTCCGCTACCTGTGTGATGAACTTCGACGGCGCCAAAGGCTGGTTGGTTGGTGACGAGAACAAAGGCCTGGCCGCCATGTTCACCATGATGAACTACGAGCGCCTGGGTGTGGGTATCCAGGGCATCGGCGCCGCCGAAGCCTCCCTCCAGAGCGCCCGCGAATACGCCAACGAGCGTATCCAGAGCCGCGCCCCCACCGGTGCCCAGCAGCCCGAAAAAGCCGCCGACCCGATCCTGGTACATCCAGACGTGCGCCGAATGCTGCTGACCATGAAGAGCTACGTAGAGGGTGGCCGTGCATTCTCCACCTACGTTGCCCAGTGGCTGGATATCTCCAAATACTCTGACAACGACGAACAGCGCAAACACGCCGAAGGCATGGTTGCCCTGCTGACCCCCGTCGCCAAAGCCTTCCTGACCGACCGCGGCCTGGACACCACCATCATCGGCCAGCAGGTCTTCGGTGGCCATGGCTTCATCCGCGAGTGGGGCCAGGAGCAGCTGGTACGCGATTGCCGCATCACCCAGATCTACGAAGGCACCAACGGCATCCAGGCCATGGACCTGATGGGCCGCAAGGTCGTTGGCAGTCAGGGCAAACTGTACGAACTGTTTGTGCAGGACGTGGCGAACTTCATCGAAGAAAACAGCAGCGATGCAGCCCTGAAGCCTTACCTGGAGCCGCTGGCTGCGTCACTGGAGCGCTTGTCTGACGTTACCGAACACGTCATCAAGCAAGCCGGCGACAACCCCAACGCCATCGGCGCCGCTGCTGTCGACTACCTCGACATGTTCGGCTACACCGCCCTGGCGTACATGTGGGCCAAAACCGTCAAAGCCGCCGCTCCGAAAGCCGAGGGCGATACCTCCGGCTTCTACACCGGCAAGCTGAAAACAGCACGCTTCTACTTCGACCGCCTGCTGCCAAAGACCGTGTCTCTGGCCGAAGGTATCCGCAGTGGCAGCGATGCGATGATGGCTCTGGCGGCTAACGAAATCTGA